The following are encoded together in the Perca flavescens isolate YP-PL-M2 chromosome 22, PFLA_1.0, whole genome shotgun sequence genome:
- the si:ch73-264p11.1 gene encoding SH2 domain-containing protein 1B, whose product MAAALPVFYHGAISRTECEELLGKKNKDGAYLIRDSETIQGAMCLCVYKQKVVYTYRLLQTHTGNYTLMTAGGLDETFFKNLDDLVRHYKRKNQGLAMHLRHSVKRKTALLIQPPKRPAPPDPSEAQEKQAPVPEEDHDYENAPDSEYVEVLPD is encoded by the exons ATGGCAGCAGCTCTGCCTGTATTTTACCACGGCGCCATTTCCAGGACCGAGTGTGAGGAGCTGCTGGGGAAGAAGAACAAGGACGGAGCCTACCTGATCCGAGACAGCGAGACCATCCAGGGagccatgtgtctgtgtgttta TAAACAGAAGGTGGTGTATACCTACAGactgctgcagacacacactggAAACTATACTCTCATg ACAGCGGGAGGTTTGGATgagacattttttaagaatttggACGACCTGGTCCGTCACTATAAAAGGAAGAACCAGGGCCTGGCCATGCACCTTCGTCACTCTGTCAAAAGAAAGACAGCCTTGTTGATCCAGCCCCCAAAACGTCCTGCTCCACCTGATCCAAGTGAGGCACAAGAGAAGCAGGCGCCTGTACCCGAAGAAGATCATGACTATGAGA ATGCTCCTGACTCAGAATACGTCGAAGTGTTGCCTGATTGA